From the genome of Bacillota bacterium, one region includes:
- a CDS encoding alpha/beta-type small acid-soluble spore protein — MARRGGLMSDALKYELARELGVAEVVGREGWGSVSSRNCGNLVRLAIERAERSLAGQAGGPPAAPTGSPLPRR; from the coding sequence GTGGCACGGCGCGGTGGCCTGATGTCGGACGCCCTCAAGTACGAGCTGGCGCGCGAGCTGGGCGTGGCCGAGGTGGTGGGGCGCGAGGGATGGGGCTCCGTCTCCTCGCGCAACTGCGGCAACCTGGTCCGCCTGGCCATCGAGCGGGCCGAACGCTCGCTGGCCGGCCAGGCCGGCGGCCCGCCCGCCGCGCCGACGGGCTCTCCGCTGCCGCGGCGCTGA
- a CDS encoding TIGR01777 family oxidoreductase, producing the protein MRVVVTGGTGLIGRALAGELAARGEEVVLLSRRPAAAAAAGLPPGVRLLPWPALPRGELALLPGPRAGESGEWREALEEAEAVVHLAGESIAAGRWDGARKARLVESRLLSTRALVEALAAARRRPAVLVSASAVGYYGSRGEEELAEEAGPGDDFLARLCVAWEREAMAAEGLGLRVVRLRTGLVLAREGGALPRLLLPLRLGLGGPLGGGRQWVPWIHLEDEVGLIRWALEEERLAGALNAVAPEPVREADLARTAGRLLHRPAWLPAPAPLLRLALGEMADALLLASQRVLPARALALGYRFRYPRLEGALASLLGGGDGRPPARERYAEPP; encoded by the coding sequence GTGCGCGTGGTGGTGACGGGAGGGACGGGGCTGATCGGCCGCGCCCTGGCCGGCGAGCTGGCGGCCCGGGGGGAGGAGGTGGTCCTGCTCAGCCGGCGGCCGGCCGCCGCGGCGGCCGCCGGGCTGCCGCCGGGCGTCCGCCTCCTCCCCTGGCCGGCGCTGCCGCGCGGCGAGCTGGCCCTCCTGCCGGGGCCCCGCGCCGGCGAGTCGGGGGAGTGGCGCGAGGCGCTGGAAGAGGCCGAGGCGGTCGTCCACCTGGCCGGGGAGTCCATCGCCGCCGGCCGCTGGGACGGGGCGCGCAAGGCGCGCCTCGTGGAGAGCCGGCTCCTCTCCACGCGGGCGCTGGTGGAGGCGCTGGCGGCGGCGCGGCGGAGACCCGCGGTGCTGGTCAGCGCCTCCGCGGTCGGCTACTACGGGTCGCGCGGGGAGGAGGAGCTGGCCGAGGAAGCCGGGCCCGGCGACGACTTCCTGGCGCGCCTCTGCGTCGCCTGGGAGCGCGAGGCGATGGCGGCGGAGGGGCTGGGCCTGCGCGTGGTCCGGCTGCGCACGGGCCTCGTCCTGGCCCGCGAGGGCGGAGCGCTGCCGCGCCTCCTGCTGCCTCTCCGGCTGGGCCTGGGCGGACCGCTGGGCGGCGGCCGGCAGTGGGTGCCCTGGATCCACCTGGAGGACGAGGTGGGCCTGATCCGCTGGGCGCTGGAGGAGGAGCGCCTGGCAGGGGCGCTCAACGCCGTCGCGCCGGAACCGGTGCGCGAGGCCGACCTGGCCCGGACGGCCGGCCGCCTCCTCCACCGGCCCGCCTGGCTGCCCGCCCCGGCGCCGCTCCTCCGCCTGGCACTCGGGGAGATGGCCGACGCCCTCCTCCTGGCCAGCCAGCGGGTGCTGCCTGCGCGGGCCCTGGCGCTGGGCTACCGTTTCCGCTACCCTCGCCTGGAGGGGGCTCTGGCGTCGCTCCTGGGCGGCGGAGACGGCCGCCCGCCGGCCCGGGAGCGCTACGCCGAGCCGCCCTAG
- a CDS encoding bifunctional homocysteine S-methyltransferase/methylenetetrahydrofolate reductase, producing MKSPFLAALEEGPLLADGAVGTQLHARGAPLFGSLELLNVQSPELVLDLHLDYLRAGARLLTTNTFQGHRLALARHGLQEEVWRLNVAAVKLARQAREMAGQEAFVAASLGPCQGALAPLGPLREEEVEAAYREQVRALVAGGADLFLLETFSDPRQLALALRAVRAESDLPAVAFFTFSADGTTLYGSPVERVVEEFLEALGGEPLPELMGVNCGAGPAPSLESLARLERALGGRLPGDREGRWALSPNAGLPERSAEGVRYPSRPGYFAETVARGLELGARLVGGCCGTSPEHVARLGLELARRRPASGAGGAATPGGAGPAALVAPARAEGGGASRAVPAGRTEEGEPPETARPPTGEAPGGGRLAERLGRELVVSLELDPPRGAVADRFLAQARQAREAGVDCVNVGDSPMARVRMSSLAAAHLVQREAGVEAILHFTTRDRNLMGLQADLLGAHALGVRTVLALTGDPPALGNYAHATAVYDLDSVGLIRLLRRLNAGEDAAGNRLARPTGFLVGCALNPVAEDLERELERFRAKVAEGAHFVMTQPVYDPADLERVLDRLGGSPLPLLVGLMPLASYPHALYLHNEVPGVRLPEPVLRRMEEAGAEARRAGLEVVQEVWLAVRRWVAGAYVVPSFQRVEDALSLVRWLRGLEAGGRAAG from the coding sequence ATGAAGAGCCCCTTCCTGGCCGCGCTGGAGGAGGGCCCGCTCCTGGCCGACGGCGCCGTGGGCACGCAGCTGCACGCGCGCGGCGCGCCGCTCTTCGGCTCGCTGGAGCTGCTCAACGTGCAGTCGCCGGAGCTAGTCCTGGACCTGCACCTGGACTACCTGCGCGCCGGCGCCCGCCTCCTGACCACCAACACCTTCCAGGGCCACCGGCTGGCGCTGGCCCGACACGGCCTCCAGGAGGAGGTCTGGCGGCTCAACGTGGCGGCGGTCAAGCTGGCGCGGCAGGCGCGGGAGATGGCGGGGCAGGAGGCTTTCGTAGCCGCCTCGCTGGGCCCGTGCCAGGGGGCGCTGGCGCCGCTGGGCCCGCTCCGCGAGGAGGAGGTGGAGGCCGCCTACCGCGAGCAGGTGCGGGCGCTGGTGGCGGGTGGCGCCGACCTCTTCCTGCTGGAGACCTTCTCCGACCCGCGCCAGCTGGCGCTGGCGCTCCGGGCGGTGCGCGCCGAGTCCGACCTGCCGGCGGTCGCCTTCTTCACCTTCTCCGCCGACGGGACCACCCTCTACGGAAGTCCGGTGGAGCGGGTGGTGGAGGAGTTCCTGGAGGCGCTGGGCGGCGAGCCGCTGCCGGAGCTGATGGGCGTCAACTGCGGCGCCGGGCCGGCGCCCAGCCTGGAGAGCCTGGCGCGCCTGGAGCGGGCGCTGGGCGGCCGCCTGCCCGGGGACCGGGAGGGGCGCTGGGCGCTCTCGCCCAACGCGGGCCTGCCGGAGCGGAGCGCGGAGGGCGTCCGCTACCCCTCCCGACCGGGCTACTTCGCCGAGACGGTGGCACGCGGCCTGGAGCTGGGCGCGCGGCTGGTGGGCGGCTGCTGCGGCACGTCGCCGGAGCATGTCGCCCGGCTGGGGCTGGAGCTGGCCCGCCGGAGGCCGGCCTCCGGGGCCGGAGGGGCGGCCACGCCCGGCGGGGCCGGGCCGGCCGCGCTCGTCGCCCCCGCCCGGGCGGAGGGCGGCGGGGCGTCGCGGGCGGTGCCGGCGGGCCGGACGGAGGAGGGGGAGCCTCCCGAGACGGCGCGGCCGCCGACCGGCGAGGCGCCGGGCGGCGGGCGCTTGGCGGAACGGCTGGGGCGGGAGCTGGTGGTCAGCCTGGAGCTCGATCCGCCCCGCGGGGCGGTGGCCGACCGCTTCCTGGCGCAGGCGCGCCAGGCCCGGGAGGCGGGCGTCGACTGCGTCAACGTGGGCGACAGCCCCATGGCCCGGGTGCGCATGTCCTCGCTGGCCGCAGCCCACCTGGTCCAGCGCGAGGCGGGCGTGGAGGCCATCCTCCACTTCACCACGCGCGACCGGAACCTGATGGGGCTGCAGGCCGACCTGCTGGGCGCGCACGCGCTGGGCGTGCGCACGGTCCTCGCCCTCACCGGCGACCCGCCCGCGCTGGGCAACTACGCCCACGCCACGGCCGTCTACGACCTCGACTCCGTCGGGCTGATCCGGCTGCTGCGCCGGCTCAACGCCGGCGAGGACGCCGCCGGCAACCGGCTGGCGCGACCCACCGGCTTTCTGGTCGGCTGCGCCCTCAACCCGGTGGCGGAGGACCTGGAGCGGGAGCTGGAGCGCTTCCGCGCCAAGGTGGCCGAGGGCGCCCACTTCGTCATGACGCAGCCGGTCTACGACCCGGCCGACCTGGAACGGGTGCTGGACCGCCTGGGCGGCTCGCCGCTCCCGCTGCTGGTGGGGCTGATGCCGCTGGCCAGCTACCCGCACGCGCTCTACCTGCACAACGAGGTGCCCGGCGTCCGCCTGCCCGAACCGGTGCTGCGGCGCATGGAGGAGGCGGGAGCCGAGGCGCGCCGCGCCGGGCTCGAGGTGGTGCAGGAGGTCTGGCTGGCGGTCCGTCGCTGGGTGGCGGGCGCCTACGTGGTGCCCAGCTTCCAGCGGGTGGAGGACGCGCTCTCGCTGGTCCGCTGGCTGCGCGGGCTGGAGGCGGGCGGCCGGGCGGCCGGCTGA
- a CDS encoding acyl-CoA thioesterase, protein MEGYDFLATRRVAWRDCDLLGHVNNAVYLSYFEEARTLWLERVLGVTPEALAGRAADGEPLPPMVLAEASCLYRSPARFGEELRVGVRVGEVRSSSFALEYEVEAADGRRVASGRTVQVFVDARSGRPRRLPPELRRRLEELLPAAQPAARPPASSPRSQRTSESASSTRWKLGTT, encoded by the coding sequence CTGGAGGGGTACGACTTCCTGGCCACGCGCCGCGTCGCCTGGCGCGACTGCGACCTGCTCGGCCACGTCAACAACGCGGTCTACCTGAGCTACTTCGAGGAGGCGCGCACGCTCTGGCTGGAGCGCGTCCTGGGCGTGACCCCGGAGGCGCTGGCCGGGCGTGCGGCCGACGGCGAACCGCTGCCGCCCATGGTGCTGGCCGAGGCCTCCTGCCTCTACCGGAGCCCGGCGCGCTTCGGCGAAGAGCTGCGCGTGGGCGTCCGCGTGGGCGAGGTGCGCAGCTCCTCCTTCGCGCTGGAGTACGAGGTGGAGGCGGCCGACGGCCGCCGCGTGGCGAGCGGGCGGACGGTCCAGGTCTTCGTCGACGCCCGCAGCGGCCGGCCGCGGCGGCTGCCGCCGGAGTTACGGCGCCGCCTGGAGGAGCTCCTCCCGGCCGCTCAGCCGGCCGCCCGGCCGCCCGCCTCCAGCCCGCGCAGCCAGCGGACCAGCGAGAGCGCGTCCTCCACCCGCTGGAAGCTGGGCACCACGTAG
- a CDS encoding cytochrome ubiquinol oxidase subunit I — protein sequence MALNLLLARWQFGVTTVFHFFFVPVTIGLSLLIAVLETIYVRRGDEAYRRLAEFFGRLFLVNFALGVVTGILQEFQFGMNWSSYSRFVGDVFGAPLAVEALLAFFLESTFLGVWIFGWDRISKSLHAASMWLVALGTLISAFWILTANSFMQEPVGYALRGGRAEMTDFLALLGNPQLWVEFPHTVFGAYATAGFFMAGISAYQILRRHHPDLFARSLRLGVLFAAVFSLLVVVMGHAQAVHLVSAQPMKMAASEALWQTSPSPAPWTLVAIPDSANQRNYLEIQIPYALSLLAYGRLSGSVPGIEQLQAQAVARYGPGDYVPPVGVTFWSFRLMVLAGTLMLLLGLYGAVLLWRGRDLAARERYLRLLVWAIALPYVANATGWLMTEIGRQPWVVTGLLKTADAVSPTVSALDVGLSLALFTLLYSLMAAADLHLTLKYVRLGLEGRESEEVPEVGVESTLGL from the coding sequence ATGGCTCTCAACCTGTTGCTGGCGCGGTGGCAGTTCGGCGTCACGACCGTCTTCCACTTCTTCTTCGTGCCGGTGACCATCGGCCTCAGCCTGCTCATCGCCGTCCTGGAGACGATCTACGTGCGGCGCGGCGACGAGGCGTACCGGAGGCTGGCCGAATTCTTCGGCCGGCTCTTCCTGGTCAACTTCGCGCTGGGCGTGGTCACGGGGATCCTGCAGGAGTTCCAGTTCGGGATGAACTGGTCGAGCTACTCGCGCTTCGTCGGCGACGTCTTCGGCGCGCCGCTGGCGGTGGAGGCGCTGCTCGCCTTCTTCCTGGAGTCCACCTTTCTGGGCGTCTGGATCTTCGGCTGGGACCGGATCTCCAAGTCGCTCCACGCCGCCTCCATGTGGCTGGTGGCGCTGGGCACGCTGATCTCCGCCTTCTGGATCCTGACCGCCAACTCCTTCATGCAGGAGCCGGTGGGGTACGCGCTGCGCGGCGGCCGCGCGGAGATGACCGACTTCCTGGCGCTGCTGGGCAACCCGCAGCTCTGGGTGGAGTTCCCGCACACCGTCTTCGGCGCCTACGCCACGGCCGGCTTCTTCATGGCGGGCATCAGCGCCTACCAGATCCTGCGCCGCCACCACCCCGACCTCTTCGCCCGCTCGCTGCGGCTGGGGGTCCTCTTCGCCGCCGTCTTCAGCCTGCTGGTGGTGGTGATGGGCCATGCCCAGGCGGTCCACCTGGTCAGCGCCCAGCCCATGAAGATGGCCGCCTCCGAAGCGCTCTGGCAGACCAGCCCGAGCCCGGCGCCCTGGACGCTGGTGGCCATCCCGGACAGCGCCAACCAGCGGAACTACCTCGAGATCCAGATCCCCTACGCCCTCAGCCTGCTGGCGTACGGTCGCCTCTCCGGCAGCGTGCCCGGCATCGAGCAGCTGCAGGCCCAGGCGGTGGCGCGCTACGGTCCGGGCGACTACGTGCCGCCCGTGGGCGTCACCTTCTGGAGCTTCCGGCTGATGGTGCTGGCCGGCACGCTGATGCTGCTCCTCGGCCTCTACGGGGCGGTCCTGCTCTGGCGGGGGCGCGACCTGGCGGCGCGGGAGCGCTACCTGCGCCTCCTGGTCTGGGCGATCGCGCTCCCCTACGTGGCCAACGCCACCGGCTGGCTGATGACCGAGATCGGCCGGCAGCCCTGGGTGGTGACGGGGTTGCTGAAGACGGCGGACGCCGTCTCGCCCACCGTCAGCGCGCTGGACGTCGGCCTCAGCCTCGCCCTCTTCACGCTGCTCTACAGCCTGATGGCCGCGGCCGACCTGCACCTGACGCTCAAGTACGTGCGCCTGGGCCTGGAGGGCCGCGAGAGCGAGGAAGTCCCCGAAGTGGGCGTCGAGTCGACGCTGGGGCTCTGA
- a CDS encoding metalloregulator ArsR/SmtB family transcription factor gives MEGRVRPAGGARRPGRGAAAAEELALAEVARFARALAHPQRLRLLGLLAQGARTVEALAGAAGLSVANASAHLGVLRRAGLVRASRRGTYVEYRLDGDDILNLWLGLQEAARRRSERLVLLAREAAGAGKAGWGPPLEPGELAGRLRQVLLFDLRPAAEYAAGHLPGARPLPAEELAEGGDALERLAGERGATEAVAYCRGPYCFLGRSLLPHLARHFPRVRLLAGGFARWRAEGYPVEGGAGGT, from the coding sequence GTGGAGGGACGCGTGCGGCCGGCGGGCGGCGCCCGCCGACCCGGCCGCGGCGCCGCGGCAGCCGAGGAGCTGGCGCTGGCGGAGGTGGCGCGTTTCGCGCGGGCGCTCGCCCATCCCCAGCGGCTCCGCCTTCTCGGGCTGCTGGCCCAGGGGGCGAGGACGGTGGAAGCGCTGGCAGGGGCGGCCGGCCTCAGCGTGGCCAACGCCTCCGCGCACCTGGGCGTCCTCCGCCGCGCGGGCCTGGTCCGCGCCTCCCGGCGCGGCACGTACGTCGAGTACCGGCTCGACGGCGACGACATCCTTAATCTGTGGCTCGGCCTCCAGGAGGCGGCACGCCGCCGCTCGGAGCGCCTGGTACTGCTCGCGCGCGAGGCGGCTGGCGCCGGAAAGGCCGGCTGGGGGCCGCCGCTGGAGCCGGGCGAACTGGCCGGCCGGCTCCGGCAGGTGCTGCTCTTCGACCTGCGGCCGGCCGCGGAGTACGCCGCAGGCCACCTGCCCGGGGCCCGTCCGTTGCCGGCGGAGGAGCTGGCCGAGGGCGGCGACGCGCTGGAAAGGCTGGCGGGGGAGCGGGGCGCGACGGAGGCGGTCGCCTACTGCCGGGGGCCGTATTGCTTCCTGGGGCGGAGCCTCCTGCCCCATCTCGCGCGCCACTTCCCGCGCGTCCGGCTGCTGGCGGGAGGGTTCGCGCGCTGGAGGGCCGAAGGCTACCCTGTCGAGGGAGGGGCGGGCGGCACCTGA
- a CDS encoding methionine synthase — protein MTGEVREPGRAGAAGVRKTGIPHRTLRTTGVGSLPKPPALLEARERVRRGELEPAELRRLEREATEAWIRFQEEIGIDVPVHGEMERGDMATYFAELLEGFAISGPVRSYGNRYYRKPIVTGPVRRTRPLVLESWREAQALTDRPVKAILTGPYTLCDWSFNEYYPDRRSLTLALAEALHEEVLDLQAAGAQFIQIDEPAISTRPEEIGLAIEAMGRVTEGLKAHTVSHICYGHWEEVLPALLELPVDQLDLEMANGGYALLDLLRRYPFEKEIGLGVIDVHSHRVESVEEVKRGIYRALEFLPPDRVYVDPDCGLKTRTEEEARRKLEVMVEAVREVRQELGLA, from the coding sequence ATGACGGGAGAGGTGCGGGAGCCGGGGCGCGCCGGCGCGGCGGGCGTCCGGAAGACGGGCATCCCCCACCGGACGCTGCGCACCACGGGGGTCGGCAGCCTGCCCAAGCCGCCGGCGCTGCTGGAGGCGCGGGAGCGGGTGCGGCGCGGCGAGCTGGAGCCGGCCGAGCTGCGCCGCCTGGAGCGCGAGGCGACGGAGGCCTGGATCCGCTTCCAGGAGGAGATCGGCATCGACGTCCCGGTCCACGGCGAGATGGAGCGGGGCGACATGGCCACCTACTTCGCCGAACTCCTGGAGGGCTTCGCCATCTCGGGCCCGGTCCGCTCCTACGGCAACCGGTACTACAGGAAGCCCATCGTCACCGGGCCGGTGCGGCGCACGCGGCCGCTGGTGCTGGAGAGCTGGCGCGAGGCGCAGGCGTTGACCGACCGGCCCGTCAAGGCCATCCTGACCGGCCCGTATACGCTCTGCGACTGGTCCTTCAACGAGTACTACCCGGACCGTCGCAGCCTGACGCTGGCGCTGGCCGAGGCCCTCCACGAGGAGGTGCTGGATCTCCAGGCGGCCGGCGCCCAGTTCATCCAGATCGACGAGCCGGCCATCTCCACCCGCCCGGAGGAGATCGGGCTGGCCATCGAGGCCATGGGCCGCGTGACGGAAGGGCTGAAGGCGCACACCGTCAGCCACATCTGCTACGGCCACTGGGAGGAGGTGCTGCCGGCGCTGCTCGAGCTGCCGGTGGACCAGCTCGACCTGGAGATGGCCAACGGCGGCTACGCCCTGCTCGACCTGCTGCGCCGCTACCCCTTCGAGAAGGAGATCGGCCTGGGCGTCATCGACGTCCACAGCCACCGCGTGGAGAGCGTGGAGGAGGTGAAGCGGGGCATCTACCGCGCCCTGGAGTTCCTTCCTCCCGACCGGGTCTACGTGGATCCGGACTGCGGGCTGAAGACCCGCACCGAGGAGGAGGCGAGGCGGAAGCTGGAGGTGATGGTCGAGGCCGTCCGGGAGGTGCGCCAGGAGCTGGGGCTGGCATGA
- a CDS encoding aminotransferase class V-fold PLP-dependent enzyme, giving the protein MWDLEAVRRELPAVQRYVYLNTGTAGPLPRRAAAALEEALARELEEGRAWPDLWPEAERRRELLRQRVASLIGARPDEVALTHHTSEGLNIVLWGIDWRPGDEVVTTDAEHEGGLVPLYLLHRRRGVGLRFAHLGDGSEEAALEAVRRALTPSTRLLLLSHVSYSTGARLPLAEMAALARERGVQVLVDGAQSVGALPVDVAALGVDYYALPGQKWLLGPEGTGALYVRADRLEELQPTFAAWASARHGSVDPRAPGFEPAPGARRFEVGTVFDPGLEAWRASLEWLDSLGWPAVFERVGRLARYARERLGGLPGLRVTTPGNAAGLLHFRLEGREPAGVVAELRRSGFMLRATPHPEQLRISTAFFNTEEEIDRLARALEELPPSA; this is encoded by the coding sequence GTGTGGGACCTGGAGGCCGTGCGCAGGGAGCTGCCCGCGGTGCAGCGGTACGTCTACCTCAACACCGGCACGGCCGGCCCGCTGCCGCGCCGGGCGGCGGCGGCGCTGGAGGAGGCGCTGGCCCGGGAGCTCGAGGAGGGCCGGGCCTGGCCGGACCTCTGGCCCGAGGCGGAGCGGCGGCGCGAGCTCCTGCGCCAGCGGGTGGCCTCGCTCATCGGCGCCCGGCCCGACGAGGTCGCGCTCACCCACCATACCAGCGAGGGTCTGAACATCGTCCTCTGGGGGATCGACTGGCGCCCCGGCGACGAGGTGGTGACCACCGACGCCGAGCACGAGGGCGGCCTCGTCCCGCTCTACCTGCTCCACCGCCGGCGGGGCGTGGGTCTCCGCTTCGCGCACCTCGGCGACGGCTCGGAGGAAGCCGCCCTGGAGGCCGTCCGCCGCGCGCTGACACCCTCCACCCGGCTCCTTCTCCTCTCCCACGTCAGCTACTCCACCGGCGCCCGCCTGCCGCTGGCCGAGATGGCCGCCCTGGCCCGGGAGCGGGGCGTGCAGGTGCTGGTCGACGGCGCGCAGTCGGTCGGCGCGCTGCCCGTCGACGTGGCCGCCCTGGGCGTCGACTACTACGCCCTCCCCGGTCAGAAGTGGCTCCTGGGACCCGAGGGGACGGGGGCGCTCTACGTCCGCGCCGACCGCCTGGAGGAGCTCCAGCCTACCTTCGCCGCCTGGGCCAGCGCCCGCCACGGCTCCGTCGACCCGCGGGCTCCCGGCTTCGAGCCGGCGCCAGGCGCACGCCGCTTCGAGGTGGGCACCGTCTTCGACCCCGGCCTCGAGGCCTGGCGCGCCTCGCTGGAGTGGCTGGACTCCCTGGGCTGGCCGGCCGTCTTCGAGCGCGTCGGACGCCTGGCCCGGTACGCGCGGGAGCGGTTGGGCGGGCTCCCCGGGCTGCGGGTGACGACGCCGGGGAACGCGGCCGGCCTCCTCCACTTCCGCCTGGAGGGCCGCGAGCCGGCCGGCGTGGTGGCGGAGCTGCGCCGCTCGGGCTTCATGCTGCGCGCGACGCCGCATCCCGAGCAGCTGCGCATCTCCACCGCCTTTTTCAACACCGAGGAGGAGATCGACCGGCTCGCCCGCGCGCTGGAAGAGCTGCCGCCCTCCGCCTGA
- a CDS encoding OsmC family protein, producing the protein MFQNVDVDALRATIQQASAGGSTRQSVVLEGDWNFEAGEPQFAATLATPKAGQVTLRADFPPHMGGSGLAPSAVQYCMYGAMACFASTFGLVAALEGVTLGALHVRSTADVNFARFFGLGDAPVIEALRWEVEVESDAPQEELERLLRLAEERCPATWCLRNPVPVQTSVHRR; encoded by the coding sequence GTGTTCCAGAACGTGGACGTCGACGCCCTGCGCGCCACCATCCAGCAGGCGTCCGCCGGAGGCTCCACGCGCCAGAGCGTCGTCCTCGAGGGCGACTGGAACTTCGAGGCGGGGGAGCCGCAGTTCGCCGCCACGCTGGCCACGCCCAAGGCCGGGCAGGTGACGCTCCGCGCCGACTTCCCGCCGCACATGGGCGGCAGCGGCCTGGCGCCCAGCGCCGTCCAGTACTGCATGTACGGGGCGATGGCCTGCTTCGCCTCCACCTTCGGGTTGGTGGCCGCCCTGGAGGGTGTCACGCTCGGCGCCCTCCACGTCCGCTCCACCGCCGACGTCAACTTCGCGCGCTTCTTCGGGCTGGGTGACGCGCCGGTCATCGAGGCGCTGCGCTGGGAGGTGGAGGTGGAGAGCGACGCGCCGCAGGAGGAGCTGGAGCGGCTCCTGAGGCTGGCCGAGGAGCGCTGCCCGGCCACCTGGTGCCTGCGCAACCCGGTACCCGTGCAGACTTCCGTCCACCGCCGCTGA
- a CDS encoding class II fumarate hydratase, with product MSETAYRVEKDSMGEMEVPAWAYWGASTQRAVLNFPVSGLRLPRAMIRALAWIKQAAAETNMALGLLDEERGRAIVQAASEVAEGRWDEHFVVDVFQTGSGTSTNMNANEVIANRASEILGHPVGSRYVHPNDHVNMGQSSNDVIPTAIYVAAAEAVEKRLLPALHELADGLWAKSREFDDIVKIGRTHLQDATPIRLGQEFSGYASQVDHAIRRAELAREALSELALGGTAVGTGINMHPEFAKRVIDRLNELTGMHFREAANHFEAQAAKDGAVEASGEMKTIAVSLMKIANDIRWLGSGPRCGIGELEIPAVQPGSSIMPGKVNPVIAESVMMLAAQVMGNDLTVTLAGQHGNFELNVMMPVLAYNLLQSVELLAAGARNFNARLVAGLKANRERCEALVEQSLAMVTVLAPRIGYDRAAEIAHEAYTSGKTVRQLCLERNVLPPEELNELLDPMSQTVPGRR from the coding sequence TTGTCCGAGACGGCCTACCGCGTCGAGAAGGATTCGATGGGCGAAATGGAGGTACCCGCCTGGGCCTACTGGGGCGCCTCCACGCAGCGGGCGGTGCTCAACTTCCCCGTCAGCGGCCTCCGCCTCCCCCGGGCCATGATCCGCGCGCTGGCCTGGATCAAGCAGGCGGCGGCGGAGACCAACATGGCGCTGGGCCTCCTGGACGAGGAACGGGGACGGGCCATCGTCCAGGCGGCCTCCGAGGTGGCGGAGGGCCGCTGGGACGAGCACTTCGTGGTCGACGTCTTCCAGACGGGCTCGGGCACCTCAACCAACATGAACGCCAACGAGGTGATCGCCAACCGGGCCTCGGAGATCCTGGGCCATCCCGTCGGCTCGCGCTACGTCCACCCCAACGACCACGTCAACATGGGCCAGTCCTCCAACGACGTCATCCCCACGGCCATCTACGTGGCCGCCGCCGAGGCGGTGGAGAAGCGGCTCCTGCCGGCGCTCCACGAGCTGGCGGACGGCCTCTGGGCCAAGTCGCGCGAGTTCGACGACATCGTCAAAATCGGCCGGACGCACCTGCAGGACGCGACGCCGATCCGCCTGGGCCAGGAGTTCTCCGGCTACGCCAGCCAGGTGGACCACGCCATCCGCCGCGCCGAGCTGGCGCGCGAGGCGCTCTCCGAGCTGGCCCTGGGCGGGACGGCGGTGGGCACGGGCATCAACATGCACCCCGAGTTCGCCAAGCGCGTCATCGACCGGCTCAACGAGCTGACCGGGATGCACTTCCGCGAGGCGGCCAACCACTTCGAGGCCCAGGCGGCCAAGGACGGCGCGGTGGAGGCCAGCGGCGAGATGAAGACCATCGCGGTCAGCCTGATGAAGATCGCCAACGACATCCGCTGGCTGGGCTCGGGGCCGCGCTGCGGCATCGGCGAGCTGGAGATCCCCGCCGTCCAGCCGGGCTCCTCCATCATGCCGGGCAAGGTCAACCCCGTCATCGCCGAGTCGGTGATGATGCTGGCCGCCCAGGTGATGGGCAACGACCTGACCGTCACCCTGGCCGGCCAGCACGGCAACTTCGAGCTGAACGTGATGATGCCCGTCCTGGCCTACAACCTGCTCCAGTCCGTGGAGCTTCTGGCGGCCGGGGCGCGCAACTTCAACGCACGCCTGGTGGCCGGCCTCAAGGCCAACCGCGAGCGCTGCGAGGCGCTGGTGGAGCAGAGCCTGGCCATGGTGACGGTGCTGGCGCCGCGCATCGGCTACGACCGCGCCGCCGAGATCGCGCACGAGGCCTACACCAGCGGCAAGACCGTGCGCCAGCTCTGCCTGGAGCGGAACGTGCTGCCGCCGGAGGAGCTGAACGAGCTCCTGGATCCCATGAGCCAGACGGTGCCGGGCCGGCGCTGA